In Halorubellus sp. JP-L1, one DNA window encodes the following:
- a CDS encoding zinc-dependent metalloprotease: MNLFRSVQAVAGASGDGAVDWRAVADAAKAATEPGDVSLSADQKRAYATDVRDARDRVRDVARIDFDVPDTVEIQHRHHWVDANVDTFRRVLEPLEAEELTAFPGVARTVNTGTMAVMLTFLAKNVLGQYDPLLLAGDDDPDHALYFVHPNIERVADSLDVDAPRFRRWIAFHEVTHAAEFGAAPWLSGYLEDRVESGLSDLSGGGFSTRAFREMNAAMTVVEGYAELLMDHAFDDEYADLRRKVDERRGGRGPIAKLARRLLGLGLKRKQYERGKAFFEHVTDASGLDAAGRVWEGPENLPSDDELDDPAAWLARMGY; the protein is encoded by the coding sequence ATGAACCTGTTTCGGAGCGTCCAGGCCGTCGCCGGCGCGTCCGGTGACGGCGCCGTCGACTGGCGAGCGGTCGCGGACGCGGCGAAGGCCGCGACCGAGCCCGGCGACGTCTCGCTGTCGGCCGACCAGAAGCGAGCGTACGCGACCGACGTCCGCGACGCCCGCGACCGCGTGAGGGACGTCGCTCGCATCGACTTCGACGTCCCGGACACCGTCGAGATACAGCACCGCCACCACTGGGTCGACGCGAACGTCGACACGTTCCGTCGCGTCCTCGAACCGCTCGAGGCCGAGGAGCTGACGGCGTTCCCGGGCGTCGCCCGGACCGTCAACACGGGAACGATGGCCGTGATGTTGACGTTCCTCGCGAAGAACGTCCTCGGCCAGTACGACCCCCTCCTGCTGGCGGGCGACGACGACCCCGATCACGCGCTGTACTTCGTGCACCCGAACATCGAGCGCGTCGCGGACAGCCTGGACGTCGACGCACCGCGGTTCCGGCGGTGGATCGCGTTCCACGAGGTCACGCACGCCGCGGAGTTCGGGGCGGCGCCGTGGCTCTCGGGGTACCTCGAGGACCGCGTCGAGTCCGGACTCTCGGACCTGTCCGGCGGCGGGTTCTCGACGCGGGCGTTCCGGGAGATGAACGCGGCGATGACGGTCGTCGAGGGGTACGCGGAACTCCTCATGGATCACGCGTTCGACGACGAGTACGCGGACCTCCGCCGGAAGGTCGACGAACGCCGCGGCGGCCGCGGCCCGATCGCGAAGCTCGCACGCCGCCTGCTCGGCCTCGGATTGAAGCGCAAGCAGTACGAGCGCGGGAAGGCGTTCTTCGAGCACGTCACCGACGCCAGCGGTCTCGACGCCGCCGGCCGCGTCTGGGAGGGCCCCGAGAACCTCCCGAGCGACGACGAACTCGACGACCCGGCCGCGTGGCTCGCTCGCATGGGATACTGA
- a CDS encoding DHHA1 domain-containing protein, producing MTVQRAAAEPYTTSFEATVEHVDDREVRLDETFFYAESGGQPADRGRLGDRRVVDVQVEDGDVVHTLDDAPSFREGQSVLCRVDWTRRMYCMRAHTASHVLYGAARRCMDDLGYGGFDIRAAADRDPASDTSSESAVETGSTPTDADRVRVDFVTSTTVDDDVLVDLERYANRAVWESRDVSWETLSTEEARERDGIVFNEKTEEGVFGADAAVRVVTVGAAEAAAGEPVGEAWDVAACGGTHVRNTREVGPITVLDRSNPGEGMTRVEFAVGPRAVARRADEKRALLYASRTLGVGVGDVPDAVARIQSEVEDLREEAAAAQRRAVDARLDQLPVVERNGERWLVGTVEGVDANDVEPVTREAAGSRAAVVVLVGEAGSTFVVAAAAEDATVDAGDVVDRATDEFGGGGGGSPTFAQGGGLSVDPDGVVDWFRDRA from the coding sequence ATGACCGTACAGCGCGCGGCCGCGGAACCGTACACGACGAGTTTCGAGGCGACAGTCGAGCACGTCGACGACCGGGAGGTGCGGCTCGACGAGACGTTCTTCTACGCGGAGAGCGGCGGCCAGCCCGCCGACCGCGGGCGGCTGGGGGACCGTCGCGTCGTGGACGTGCAGGTCGAAGACGGCGACGTCGTGCACACGCTCGACGACGCGCCGTCGTTCCGCGAGGGCCAGTCGGTGCTGTGTCGCGTCGACTGGACGCGACGCATGTACTGCATGCGAGCGCACACCGCGAGTCACGTGCTCTACGGGGCGGCGCGACGGTGCATGGACGACCTCGGCTACGGCGGGTTCGACATCCGCGCGGCCGCGGACCGCGACCCGGCCTCGGATACGAGTTCAGAATCGGCGGTGGAGACGGGGTCGACGCCGACGGACGCGGATCGAGTACGGGTGGACTTCGTGACGTCGACGACCGTCGACGACGACGTGCTCGTCGACCTGGAGCGGTACGCGAACCGGGCGGTGTGGGAGTCCCGTGACGTCTCCTGGGAGACGCTGTCGACCGAGGAGGCGCGCGAGCGCGACGGGATCGTGTTCAACGAGAAGACCGAGGAGGGCGTGTTCGGCGCGGACGCGGCGGTGCGCGTGGTGACGGTCGGGGCCGCGGAGGCGGCGGCCGGCGAGCCAGTTGGCGAGGCGTGGGACGTCGCGGCTTGCGGGGGGACGCACGTCCGGAACACGCGCGAGGTCGGCCCGATCACGGTTCTGGACCGGTCGAATCCGGGCGAGGGGATGACGCGTGTCGAGTTCGCGGTCGGGCCGCGTGCGGTCGCGCGTCGCGCCGACGAGAAGAGGGCGTTGCTGTACGCGAGCCGGACGCTCGGCGTGGGCGTCGGGGACGTCCCGGACGCGGTCGCGCGAATCCAGTCGGAGGTCGAGGACTTGCGCGAGGAGGCGGCCGCCGCGCAGCGTCGCGCCGTCGACGCGCGCCTCGACCAGCTCCCGGTCGTGGAGCGGAACGGCGAGCGGTGGCTCGTCGGGACCGTCGAGGGCGTGGACGCGAACGACGTCGAGCCGGTGACCCGGGAGGCGGCGGGGTCGCGCGCGGCGGTCGTGGTGCTCGTCGGCGAGGCCGGGAGCACGTTCGTCGTCGCCGCGGCGGCCGAGGACGCGACGGTCGACGCGGGCGACGTGGTCGACCGCGCGACAGACGAGTTCGGCGGCGGCGGTGGCGGCAGTCCGACGTTCGCGCAGGGCGGCGGGTTGAGCGTCGACCCGGACGGCGTCGTCGACTGGTTCCGCGACCGCGCGTGA
- a CDS encoding universal stress protein has translation MIARILVPMDDSEMAERALEYALENHPEADVTVLHVAGEPGPMWGAATTLALADDLEEAAEEKAAPVFERAEAIAAEHDATVGTRVQVGSPARAILNHAEEYDAIVIGSHGGTLADRLLVGDVAQRVFRRSPVPVTVVR, from the coding sequence ATGATCGCTCGAATCCTGGTCCCGATGGACGACTCGGAGATGGCCGAGCGGGCGCTCGAGTACGCCCTGGAGAACCACCCCGAGGCCGACGTCACGGTGCTGCACGTCGCCGGCGAACCCGGGCCGATGTGGGGCGCCGCGACGACGCTCGCGCTCGCCGACGACCTCGAGGAGGCGGCCGAAGAGAAGGCCGCACCCGTGTTCGAACGAGCGGAAGCGATCGCCGCGGAGCACGACGCGACCGTCGGCACGAGGGTCCAGGTCGGGTCACCGGCTCGCGCCATCCTGAACCATGCCGAGGAGTACGATGCGATCGTGATCGGCAGCCACGGCGGAACGCTCGCGGACAGGCTCCTCGTCGGCGACGTCGCGCAGCGAGTGTTCCGGCGGTCGCCGGTCCCGGTCACCGTCGTCAGGTAG
- a CDS encoding multiprotein-bridging factor 1 family protein, producing the protein MAKYSTGGSSGGGDGDTCELCGAASENLSLANVAGAKLNVCTSCAPHDDTETKTDSSGSDGDSETDRKRRAVQNAAKANDVWDSDSGHWEEEGTNYDDDPLPYLRQDYGKTVTDARQERGLQREELADELGATEADIIAVEQGRATQAGIGGGLVAAIEDFLDVDISEK; encoded by the coding sequence ATGGCGAAGTACTCGACGGGTGGTTCGTCGGGTGGCGGCGACGGCGACACGTGCGAGCTCTGTGGCGCGGCGAGCGAGAACCTCAGTTTGGCGAACGTCGCGGGCGCGAAACTGAACGTGTGTACGTCCTGTGCCCCCCACGACGACACCGAGACGAAGACCGACTCCAGCGGGAGTGACGGCGACAGCGAGACCGACCGGAAGCGGCGCGCGGTCCAGAACGCCGCGAAGGCCAACGACGTCTGGGACTCCGATTCCGGCCACTGGGAGGAGGAGGGAACGAACTACGACGACGACCCGCTCCCCTACCTCCGTCAGGACTACGGGAAGACGGTGACCGATGCGCGCCAGGAGCGCGGCCTCCAGCGCGAGGAACTCGCGGACGAACTCGGCGCGACGGAGGCAGACATCATCGCCGTCGAGCAGGGTCGCGCGACCCAGGCCGGCATCGGCGGCGGCCTCGTCGCGGCGATCGAGGACTTCCTCGACGTCGACATCTCCGAGAAGTAG
- a CDS encoding DUF420 domain-containing protein gives MEGTVRRNLREVTAVLSLVSLALVFAAARQVIPTAVLPGAPAWLLDAIPHANAAISVVAVVCILLGVRDARAKRYDRHRKLMLAAFALFVAFLALYLWKVALKGPQSFPGTGVVELAYFAILGVHMLLAIACIPLLYYVLLLAWTHPVSEIPGTSHKAVARVAAPLWVISFVLGTVVYVLLYLVPPGFYG, from the coding sequence ATGGAAGGGACGGTTCGCCGGAATCTTCGCGAGGTGACCGCGGTGCTGTCGCTGGTGTCGCTCGCGCTCGTGTTCGCCGCCGCACGCCAGGTCATCCCGACTGCGGTCTTGCCGGGTGCGCCGGCGTGGTTGCTCGACGCGATTCCGCACGCGAACGCGGCGATCAGCGTCGTCGCCGTCGTCTGCATCCTCCTCGGCGTACGCGACGCGAGAGCGAAGCGGTACGACCGGCACCGCAAACTCATGCTCGCGGCGTTCGCGCTGTTCGTCGCGTTCCTCGCGCTCTACCTCTGGAAGGTCGCGCTCAAGGGCCCGCAGTCGTTCCCCGGCACGGGCGTCGTCGAACTCGCGTACTTCGCGATACTCGGCGTCCACATGTTGCTCGCGATCGCCTGCATCCCGCTCCTGTACTACGTCCTCCTGCTCGCGTGGACGCACCCAGTGAGCGAGATCCCAGGGACGAGCCACAAGGCGGTCGCGAGGGTCGCCGCGCCCCTCTGGGTGATCTCGTTCGTCCTCGGGACCGTCGTCTACGTCCTCCTGTACCTCGTTCCTCCCGGGTTCTACGGCTGA
- a CDS encoding M42 family metallopeptidase has translation MDDERWAFLTELLETPSPSGYETRGQRVWVEYAKQYADDVRTDAYGNAIAVYNEDATGPTVAFAGHGDEIGFIVRRIDDDGFVHLGRIGGSDRTVSKGQHVTIHGSDGAVSGVVAQTAIHLRDPDGDEYDDINEQIVDVGADDREEAAALVEVGDPITFSSTVEGLVGDKIAARGLDNRVGTYTAIEGLRRAAAAGVDATVYAVSTVQEELGKKGAMMVTDRLDVDAALVVDVTHAGDYPKSPTAKTGDVSLGDGPVVGRGSANHPVVSQLARKAGADADVDVQLQAAGLTTGTDTDEFYVSGGGVPSLNVSVPNRYMHTPVEVVDTTDVEAVADLLAAFAELVEDRESFAVDV, from the coding sequence ATGGACGACGAACGGTGGGCGTTCCTCACGGAACTGCTCGAGACGCCGAGCCCGTCGGGCTACGAGACCCGCGGGCAGCGGGTGTGGGTGGAGTACGCGAAACAGTACGCCGACGACGTGCGAACGGACGCGTACGGGAACGCCATCGCGGTCTACAACGAGGACGCGACCGGGCCGACGGTCGCGTTCGCCGGGCACGGCGACGAGATCGGGTTCATCGTGCGCCGCATCGACGACGACGGCTTCGTCCACCTGGGGCGGATCGGCGGGAGCGACCGCACGGTGTCGAAGGGCCAGCACGTCACGATCCACGGGAGCGACGGCGCGGTGTCGGGCGTGGTCGCCCAGACCGCCATCCACCTCCGGGATCCGGACGGCGACGAGTACGACGACATCAACGAGCAGATCGTCGACGTGGGCGCGGACGACCGCGAGGAGGCCGCGGCACTCGTCGAGGTCGGCGACCCGATCACGTTCTCCTCGACCGTCGAGGGGCTCGTCGGCGACAAGATCGCGGCGCGCGGCCTCGACAATCGCGTCGGGACGTACACCGCCATCGAGGGGCTGCGGCGGGCCGCGGCGGCGGGCGTGGACGCGACCGTGTACGCCGTCAGTACGGTCCAGGAGGAGCTCGGGAAGAAGGGCGCGATGATGGTCACGGATCGACTGGACGTGGACGCGGCGCTCGTCGTGGACGTGACGCACGCGGGCGACTACCCGAAGTCCCCGACGGCGAAGACGGGCGACGTCTCGCTCGGCGACGGCCCCGTGGTGGGTCGCGGGAGCGCGAACCATCCCGTGGTCTCCCAGCTCGCGCGGAAGGCGGGTGCGGACGCTGACGTGGACGTCCAGTTGCAGGCGGCGGGCCTGACGACGGGCACGGACACCGACGAGTTCTACGTCTCGGGTGGCGGCGTCCCGTCGCTGAACGTCAGCGTCCCGAACCGCTACATGCACACGCCCGTCGAGGTCGTGGACACGACGGACGTGGAAGCCGTCGCGGACCTCCTCGCGGCGTTCGCCGAACTCGTCGAGGACCGCGAGAGTTTCGCCGTCGACGTCTGA
- a CDS encoding LSM domain-containing protein, translated as MDDESGRPLDVLDAAVGTTVSVRLKDGEEHEGTLTGYDQHMNLVIESDDNTTIIRGDNVVSITP; from the coding sequence ATGGACGACGAGAGCGGACGACCCCTGGACGTGCTCGACGCGGCCGTGGGGACGACGGTCAGTGTGCGACTCAAGGACGGCGAGGAGCACGAGGGTACCTTGACGGGGTACGACCAGCACATGAATCTGGTCATCGAGTCGGACGACAACACAACGATTATCCGTGGCGATAACGTCGTCTCGATAACTCCATGA
- the purF gene encoding amidophosphoribosyltransferase yields the protein MTDGRGETPDSEGPTEKCGVVGVALADRAAARPLYYSLYALQHRGQESAGIVTHDGFQQHDHVEMGLVGDAFTPEDIESLNGAAGIGHVRYPTAGSVDKSCAQPFTVSFKSGSLALSHNGNLVNAEEIRDELAGLGHAFTSDGDTEVIAHDLARNLLEEDLVRAVKRTMGRIHGSYSLTIMHDDTVLGVRDPEGNRPLCIGELEDGYILASESAAIDTLDGELVRDVKPGELVVLHEDGSGFDSYQLVEQDNTAHCFFEHVYFARPDSVIDDSLVYEVRRQLGRNLWEESGIETDVVMPVPDSGRAFASGYAEAADEDGADTEFAEGLMKNRYVGRTFIMPTQGERERAVRLKLNPIKSTVEGKSVTIIDDSIVRGTTSTQLVELLKDCGAEEVHMRVGAPQIVAPCYMGIDMATREELIASDKSTEEIRDAIAADSLAYLSIDAVSDALESSRADLCLGCVTGEYPYDIEGEPTDRDVSRPVIDGIDAPADD from the coding sequence ATGACAGACGGGCGGGGCGAAACCCCCGATTCCGAGGGTCCGACAGAGAAGTGCGGCGTGGTGGGCGTCGCGCTCGCCGACCGGGCGGCCGCACGACCGCTCTACTACTCGCTGTACGCACTCCAGCACCGCGGTCAGGAGTCCGCGGGCATCGTCACGCACGACGGCTTCCAGCAGCACGACCACGTCGAGATGGGGCTCGTCGGCGACGCGTTCACGCCCGAAGACATCGAGTCCCTGAACGGCGCCGCGGGCATCGGGCACGTCCGGTACCCGACTGCGGGCAGCGTCGACAAGTCCTGCGCGCAACCGTTCACGGTGTCTTTCAAGAGCGGGTCGCTCGCGCTCAGCCACAACGGGAACCTCGTGAACGCCGAGGAGATCCGGGACGAACTCGCCGGCCTCGGGCACGCGTTCACGAGCGACGGCGACACGGAGGTCATCGCGCACGACCTCGCGCGGAACCTCCTCGAGGAGGACCTCGTTCGCGCGGTCAAGCGCACGATGGGACGCATCCACGGCTCGTACTCGCTCACCATCATGCACGACGACACCGTCCTCGGCGTCCGCGACCCCGAGGGGAACCGGCCGCTCTGCATCGGCGAGCTCGAGGACGGCTACATCCTCGCCTCGGAGAGCGCCGCCATCGACACCCTCGACGGCGAGCTCGTCCGAGACGTGAAACCGGGCGAGCTCGTCGTCCTCCACGAGGACGGTAGCGGGTTCGACTCGTACCAGCTCGTCGAGCAGGACAACACCGCGCACTGCTTCTTCGAGCACGTGTACTTCGCGCGACCGGACAGCGTCATCGACGACTCGCTCGTCTACGAGGTCCGCCGCCAGCTCGGCCGGAACCTCTGGGAGGAGTCCGGCATCGAGACGGACGTCGTCATGCCCGTGCCGGACTCGGGGCGTGCGTTCGCGAGCGGGTACGCGGAGGCCGCGGACGAGGACGGTGCGGACACCGAGTTCGCGGAGGGCCTCATGAAGAATCGGTACGTCGGACGGACGTTCATCATGCCGACCCAGGGCGAGCGGGAACGCGCCGTCCGCCTGAAGCTCAACCCGATCAAGTCGACGGTCGAGGGGAAGTCCGTCACGATCATCGACGACTCGATCGTCCGCGGCACCACGTCCACGCAACTCGTCGAACTCCTGAAGGACTGCGGCGCGGAGGAGGTCCACATGCGCGTCGGCGCACCCCAGATCGTCGCGCCGTGCTACATGGGCATCGACATGGCGACGCGCGAGGAACTCATCGCGTCGGACAAGTCCACCGAGGAGATCCGCGACGCGATCGCCGCTGACTCGCTCGCGTACCTATCCATCGACGCGGTCAGCGACGCACTGGAGTCCTCGCGCGCCGACCTCTGCCTGGGCTGCGTCACCGGCGAGTATCCCTACGACATCGAGGGGGAGCCGACCGACCGCGACGTCTCCCGCCCCGTCATCGACGGCATCGACGCGCCGGCGGACGACTGA
- a CDS encoding GNAT family N-acetyltransferase: MPGATFLEGDDVELCTIETEDAEFITEAINDPAVRVPLGVAEPRNRTHHEEWIEEEVAGGDDRFDLLVVADGEPLGVLGTPWLDERHGHAYLSAWLAADAHGQGYGADATSTFVDYLFDERRMESLRAHAYDMNEKSNALLSSVGFEHVGTVPKAAFVDGEQQAQHVYAVTKDQWRAQR, encoded by the coding sequence ATGCCCGGCGCAACGTTTCTCGAGGGCGACGACGTCGAACTGTGCACGATCGAGACGGAGGACGCCGAATTCATCACGGAAGCCATCAACGACCCGGCGGTCCGCGTTCCACTGGGTGTCGCGGAGCCGCGGAATCGAACGCACCACGAGGAGTGGATCGAGGAGGAGGTCGCGGGCGGCGACGACAGGTTCGACCTCCTCGTCGTCGCCGACGGCGAACCCCTGGGCGTCCTCGGGACACCGTGGCTCGACGAACGCCACGGGCACGCGTACCTGTCCGCGTGGCTCGCCGCCGACGCGCACGGGCAGGGGTACGGCGCCGACGCCACGAGCACGTTCGTCGACTACCTGTTCGACGAACGCCGCATGGAGAGCCTCCGCGCGCACGCCTACGACATGAACGAGAAGTCGAACGCCCTGCTGTCCTCGGTCGGCTTCGAGCACGTCGGCACCGTCCCGAAGGCGGCGTTCGTCGACGGCGAACAGCAGGCCCAGCACGTCTACGCCGTGACCAAGGACCAGTGGCGCGCCCAGCGGTAA
- a CDS encoding AAA domain-containing protein → MTDAGRDVVEGTITSVGDAKEVSTQYGTSDLAEVTVETDAGEEQVTCWGKWTETTAVAEPGMRLRVTNPEEREYQGETSYSTTGDSYVVLEPQFLVDVTDVREYVQCPRMYYLNKLSSAPLKYPVIKGTIVHEVFGDLLRGVEFDAAVDDRVEEAGLDLGLLGMDADEVREEVAENARAIDAWLSQGKLSDEDEWRSEMTLISETFGIKGRVDAVRNGMPVELKTGKRLKSDPRFEDKIQAASYALLLEERGVDVDTATLLYTKNAALDRSEFSGDFSPAKEFSVGDGLTKYVVRSRNAIAAFEYDFSVPTGYEADAVCEYCFEQDTCRVVAGRLQQEAKAGEIGRALPDDELAYYEETYRAIEEERRETHCEYAKLWEQTPAERAEDDRALVDLEFEAKRERADGRWELRARRTSPAVSKLREDDLVLASDGDPIRGNAELAYIERLGDDEVVLSADEPIEVSRIDVYPSEFSVARMQVALHDALLKGDPDQKDVLFERREPAFDSERALPPERAVASDGPPGESGEPAEGGEPETFVPNNDAQDEAVRKAVTAEDVALVHGPPGTGKTYTIGQAVRAMVARGERVLLSAFTNRAVDNALEALAEQGFTEFVRVGTESGIREDMLEHRLETRGDPEECADRLQDAQVVAATTATCGSRVMREQSFDAALVDEAGQLTEPDALAAVNLAERFVLVGDHQQLPPVVRAENRLQESLFERLVEAYPEAGVMLTKQYRMSQRIQAFASAEFYDGELRPATGEVAAQHPRQLVDLDGLPEALRDGVAFLDTPGDGGRNTDAVEAERVAEVVSSYLGADVDPGDVGVIAPFRAQVAEITRRVPESVTVDTVDRFQGSSKEVIVVSFVASGDLESPIFEDYRRVNVALTRAKRALVLVGDADALATDPVYGRMVDWADGV, encoded by the coding sequence GTGACAGACGCGGGCCGCGACGTCGTCGAGGGAACGATCACGAGCGTCGGCGACGCGAAGGAGGTGTCGACGCAGTACGGCACGTCCGACCTCGCCGAGGTGACCGTCGAGACCGACGCCGGCGAGGAGCAGGTGACGTGCTGGGGGAAGTGGACGGAGACGACGGCCGTCGCCGAACCCGGCATGCGGTTGCGGGTGACGAACCCCGAGGAGCGCGAGTACCAGGGGGAGACGAGTTACTCGACGACCGGGGACTCCTACGTCGTGCTCGAGCCGCAGTTCCTCGTGGACGTGACTGACGTCCGCGAGTACGTGCAGTGCCCGCGCATGTACTACCTGAACAAGCTCTCCAGCGCACCCCTCAAGTATCCCGTCATCAAGGGGACGATCGTCCACGAGGTGTTCGGCGACCTCCTCCGGGGCGTCGAGTTCGACGCGGCGGTCGACGACCGCGTCGAAGAAGCCGGGCTCGACCTCGGACTGCTCGGGATGGACGCCGACGAGGTGCGCGAGGAGGTCGCGGAGAACGCGCGAGCGATCGACGCGTGGCTCTCGCAGGGCAAACTCAGCGACGAGGACGAGTGGCGCTCGGAGATGACGCTCATCTCGGAGACGTTCGGCATCAAGGGACGCGTGGACGCGGTCCGGAACGGGATGCCCGTCGAACTGAAGACCGGGAAGCGACTGAAGAGCGACCCGCGGTTCGAGGACAAGATCCAGGCGGCGTCGTACGCGCTCCTGCTCGAAGAACGCGGCGTCGACGTGGACACGGCGACCCTGCTCTACACGAAGAACGCGGCGCTCGACCGCTCGGAGTTCTCCGGGGACTTCTCGCCGGCGAAGGAGTTCAGCGTCGGCGACGGCCTCACGAAGTACGTGGTGCGGTCGCGGAACGCGATCGCGGCGTTCGAGTACGACTTCTCGGTGCCGACGGGGTACGAGGCCGACGCGGTCTGCGAGTACTGCTTCGAGCAGGACACGTGCCGCGTCGTCGCTGGTCGCCTCCAGCAGGAGGCGAAGGCCGGCGAGATCGGGCGGGCGCTCCCCGACGACGAACTCGCGTACTACGAGGAGACCTATCGCGCGATCGAGGAGGAGCGCCGCGAGACGCACTGCGAGTACGCGAAGCTCTGGGAGCAGACGCCCGCGGAGCGCGCCGAGGACGACCGGGCGCTCGTCGACCTCGAGTTCGAGGCAAAGCGCGAGCGCGCGGACGGTCGCTGGGAGCTGCGAGCGCGCCGGACGAGTCCGGCGGTGTCGAAGCTCCGCGAGGACGACCTCGTGCTCGCGAGCGACGGCGACCCGATCCGGGGCAACGCGGAGCTGGCGTACATCGAGCGCCTCGGGGACGACGAGGTCGTGCTGAGTGCGGACGAACCCATCGAGGTGTCCCGCATCGACGTCTACCCCTCGGAGTTCTCGGTGGCGCGGATGCAGGTCGCGCTCCACGACGCGCTCCTGAAGGGCGACCCGGACCAGAAGGACGTCCTGTTCGAGCGCCGCGAGCCCGCGTTCGACTCGGAGCGCGCGCTGCCACCCGAGCGAGCGGTCGCCTCCGACGGCCCGCCGGGCGAGAGCGGCGAACCGGCGGAGGGCGGCGAGCCGGAGACGTTCGTCCCGAACAACGACGCGCAGGACGAGGCGGTGCGGAAGGCCGTCACCGCGGAGGACGTTGCGCTCGTGCACGGGCCGCCGGGGACGGGGAAGACGTACACGATCGGGCAGGCCGTCCGGGCGATGGTCGCGCGCGGCGAGCGCGTGCTGCTGTCGGCGTTCACGAACCGCGCGGTCGACAACGCACTGGAGGCGCTGGCCGAGCAGGGGTTCACCGAGTTCGTCCGCGTCGGTACCGAGTCCGGCATCCGCGAGGACATGCTCGAGCACAGGTTGGAGACGCGCGGCGACCCCGAGGAATGCGCGGACCGGCTCCAGGACGCGCAGGTCGTCGCGGCGACGACGGCGACCTGTGGCTCCAGGGTGATGCGCGAGCAGTCGTTCGACGCGGCCCTCGTCGACGAGGCCGGCCAGCTCACGGAGCCGGACGCGCTGGCGGCCGTCAATCTCGCGGAGCGGTTCGTGCTCGTCGGCGACCACCAGCAGCTGCCGCCGGTCGTGCGCGCCGAGAACCGGCTCCAGGAGTCGCTGTTCGAGCGGCTCGTGGAGGCGTACCCCGAGGCGGGCGTGATGCTCACCAAGCAGTACCGGATGAGTCAGCGCATCCAGGCGTTCGCGTCCGCGGAGTTCTACGACGGCGAGCTCCGGCCGGCGACGGGCGAGGTCGCCGCGCAGCACCCCCGTCAGCTCGTCGACCTCGACGGCCTCCCCGAGGCGTTGCGCGACGGCGTGGCGTTCCTCGACACGCCCGGTGACGGCGGCCGGAATACGGACGCGGTGGAGGCCGAGCGCGTCGCCGAGGTCGTGTCGTCGTACCTCGGGGCCGACGTCGACCCCGGGGACGTCGGCGTCATCGCGCCGTTCCGCGCGCAGGTCGCGGAGATCACGCGGCGCGTTCCCGAATCGGTGACGGTCGACACCGTCGACCGCTTCCAGGGGTCCTCGAAGGAAGTGATCGTGGTGTCGTTCGTCGCGTCCGGCGACCTGGAGTCACCGATATTCGAGGACTACCGGCGCGTGAACGTCGCGCTGACGCGAGCGAAGCGCGCGCTCGTCCTCGTCGGCGACGCGGACGCGCTCGCGACCGACCCCGTGTACGGCCGAATGGTCGACTGGGCGGACGGCGTCTAG
- a CDS encoding 50S ribosomal protein L37e, with the protein MTGAGTPSQGKKNTKTHTKCRRCGEKSYHTKKKECSSCGFGTSAKRRDYEWQSKAGE; encoded by the coding sequence ATGACTGGCGCAGGAACCCCCTCGCAAGGCAAGAAGAACACGAAGACGCACACGAAGTGCCGCCGCTGCGGCGAGAAGTCCTACCACACGAAGAAGAAGGAGTGTTCGTCCTGTGGCTTCGGGACGTCCGCGAAGCGACGGGACTACGAGTGGCAGTCGAAGGCCGGCGAATAA